A genome region from Pangasianodon hypophthalmus isolate fPanHyp1 chromosome 11, fPanHyp1.pri, whole genome shotgun sequence includes the following:
- the ttc14 gene encoding tetratricopeptide repeat protein 14 — protein sequence MDRDLLRQSVAFHGQSLFTLLKCEQSENPDFKHVTADLAKSVNQRDKEDDSPIVEQFIARKADLLFAPSWKSTTPGEEEWQEETQEPYAIMPPLEQFMDVSYNERRELFYRDVERGDVVIGRITSIRDFGFFVNLLCTAGGMERDVEDLEITGLCPIRDVPSTGNHDDPLSYFQIGDLIRAGVKDIDRYHEKLTISLYSTSLALNMERTKLGVISKEDLPLHYTRGEQVTTDSRESYEMLLQSSLGFSNPSNVDYLLGKLGISDTQSHSLMRGLQSKRFMEDDFASAIRKKQSASWALKCVKAGVNHFKSGRHVEAMNEYNKALEIDTNNVEALVARGALYATKGSLMKAISDFELALESCPTHRNAKKYLCQTLVERGGQLEEEEKLITAEGLYKKAIALDDTFHEAKEALRKLQMHIQKTLKLKAEEAAKEKEKQPTAETSAEKLRKILKEEKRMKKKRKRYDSTSETSSSSDSSSDDSSSRKKPKKRKHKRRRSSHSGKKHKQSVSSRGDEEEEEHYPVPANTSASFINEKQTLIKLLDGENRAEHRRLSHEKSREGRFEDDPFTRSPETEDRKVKGQHACLSGLNGRDKDTYRERRRSEDEHSTLPESCRSSRITSCRKDSSSSAYSETSRKSDSRDFDSRKSSSRTSDSRNSHSSDSRRSDSYKSGSHGKSEVREGNDWNDRRLSSSDVSKASEGNQKKNLPNSLLDIFNQIAEFEKERKQKK from the exons ATGGATAGAGATTTACTCAGGCAGTCTGTGGCATTTCATGGACAGAGTCTGTTTACTCTGTTAAAATGTGAACAGAGTGAAAATCCTGACTTTAAACATGTCACAGCCGATCTCGCCAAATCTGTGAACCAGAG GGATAAAGAAGATGACAGTCCTATTGTGGAACAGTTTATTGCAAGGAAAGCAGACCTTCTGTTTGCTCCATCATGGAAATCAACCACACCTGGAGAAGAAGAGTGGCAGGAAGAGACCCAAG AGCCATATGCCATCATGCCTCCTTTGGAGCAGTTCATGGACGTTTCTTATAACGAGAGGAGAGAGCTTTTCTACAGAGACGTGGAGCGAGGCGATGTAGTCATCGGCAGAATTACATCAATCCGAGATTTCGGGTTCTTTGTTAATCTTCTCTGCACTGCTGGGGGAATGGAGAGGGACGTCGAAGATCTGGAGATCACG GGTCTGTGTCCAATCAGAGATGTCCCATCAACTGGAAATCACGATGATCCTTTGTCTTATTTCCAGATTGGGGATTTAATTAGAG CTGGTGTGAAGGACATCGACCGCTATCACGAGAAGCTGACGATCTCACTTTATTCCACCTCTCTGGCCTTGAACATGGAGCGAACCAAATTGGGTGTAATAAGCAAAGAAGATTTACCTCTTCACTACAC TCGTGGTGAACAGGTGACCACAGACAGCAGAGAGTCATACGAGATGTTACTCCAGAGTTCACTCGGCTTCTCTAACCCGTCCAACGTGGACTATTTGCTCGGCAAGCTGGGAATCAGCGACACACAATCTCACTCCCTAATGAGAGGATTACAGAG taaacGTTTCATGGAAGATGATTTTGCAAGTGCAATCCGGAAGAAGCAGTCTGCTTCGTGGGCATTGAAGTG TGTGAAAGCTGGTGTGAATCATTTCAAATCAGGCCGCCATGTAGAAGCAATGAATGAGTACAACAAGGCTTTGGAGATCGACACCAATAATGTTGAGGCACTCGTAGCACGTGGCGCTCT ATATGCCACTAAAGGCAGCTTGATGAAAGCTATCAGTGACTTTGAGCTAGCTTTGGAAAGCTGCCCAACACACAGGAACGCTAAGAAATATCTGTGCCAAACACTGGTGGAACGAGGTGGCCA gctggaggaagaggagaagctGATTACAGCAGAAGGGCTTTATAAGAAAGCTATAGCTTTAGACGACACATTTCATGAAGCGAAGGAAGCACTGAGGAAGCTACAGATGCACATCCAG AAAACTCTTAAACTGAAAGCCGAAGAGGCTGCAAAGGAGAAGGAAAAGCAACCAACTGCAGAGACGAGCGCAGAAAAATTACGTAAGAtcttaaaagaagaaaaaag gatgaaaaagaaaaggaagaggtATGACTCCACGTCAGAGACGTCCTCGAGCTCTGATTCCTCCAGCGACGACTCGTCCAGTCGCAAAAAACCCAAAAAGCGAAAGCACAAACGCAGACGCTCCTCACACAGTGGtaaaaaacacaagcaaagtGTTTCATCACgtggtgatgaggaggaggaggagcactACCCTGTTCCTGCTAACACCTCAGCATCCTTCATTAATGAGAAACAAACCCTCATTAAACTGCTCGATGGAGAGAACAGAGCTGAACACCGAAGACTGTCTCATGAAAAAAGCAGAGAAGGTAGGTTTGAAGATGACCCCTTCACCCGGAGCCCTGAGACTGAGGACAggaaggtcaaaggtcaacatGCGTGCCTCAGTGGTTTAAATGGCCGGGACAAAGACACATACAGAGAACGCAGAAGATCTGAAGACGAACACAGCACTCTGCCGGAAAGTTGTAGAAGCTCACGCATCACTTCCTGTAGGAAGGATTCCTCCTCCTCGGCCTATTCAGAGACCTCGCGCAAATCTGACTCGCGTGATTTCGACTCGCGCAAATCCAGCTCTCGCACGTCCGACTCACGCAATTCTCACTCATCTGACTCTCGCAGATCAGACTCTTATAAATCTGGAAGCCATGGGAAGTCAGAGGTCAGGGAAGGGAATGATTGGAACGATCGTAGATTAAGCAGCAGTGATGTGAGCAAAGCCTCGGAGGGAAACCAGAAAAAGAATTTACCCAACAGTTTATTGGATATCTTTAATCAGATTGCTGAatttgagaaagaaagaaagcagaagaaatga